One window of the Runella slithyformis DSM 19594 genome contains the following:
- a CDS encoding FAD-dependent oxidoreductase: protein MNRRGFIQQAAIAGSWAAVGSTVASCATAAKGYADKHFQINMGYYRIPKLRLSMDRIVRETVGLRPFRAIGPRLESERLGNKTLVHNYGHGGSGWSLSWGSGMLARDEVMKTGVKQVAVLGAGTIGLTTARLLQDKGVEVTIYAKDVAPNITSSLATGTWSPSSRVCDPQKATPEFKAWWEKATALSFRAFQFQLGLNDIISWVDEYNVFNEAPSERPNSEIFADLPGMVPERIMLSKKEHPFKADYVSRRSNVMINIPTYLHKHMTDFLLFGGKVKIHEIKKLEDIDALPEKCVVNCMGLGAKAIFNDDHLTPVSGQLSCLIPQPEVTYKLNTKGASIISRKDGIYLGGNGIVGNWDTTPSREQTEKVVGILQKLMEDMRS, encoded by the coding sequence ATGAATCGTCGTGGATTTATCCAACAGGCCGCTATTGCGGGCAGTTGGGCGGCCGTTGGCAGTACGGTGGCTTCCTGTGCCACTGCCGCTAAAGGATATGCAGATAAGCATTTCCAAATCAACATGGGGTACTATCGTATTCCTAAACTGCGTCTTTCCATGGATCGAATCGTCCGGGAAACCGTAGGATTGAGACCCTTTCGAGCCATTGGTCCCCGGCTCGAATCCGAACGACTCGGCAATAAGACCCTCGTCCATAATTATGGCCACGGCGGATCGGGCTGGTCGCTGTCATGGGGATCGGGCATGTTGGCACGTGACGAAGTGATGAAAACGGGCGTGAAGCAGGTGGCTGTCCTTGGGGCAGGTACCATTGGACTTACGACCGCCCGCCTTTTGCAGGACAAAGGTGTTGAGGTAACCATTTATGCAAAAGATGTAGCGCCCAACATAACGAGCAGTCTGGCTACGGGTACCTGGTCTCCGTCTTCGCGGGTGTGTGATCCGCAAAAGGCTACTCCTGAATTTAAGGCGTGGTGGGAAAAAGCGACAGCCCTTTCTTTTCGTGCGTTTCAATTTCAATTGGGGTTGAATGACATCATCTCATGGGTGGATGAATATAACGTGTTTAATGAAGCGCCCTCTGAGCGTCCCAACTCCGAGATCTTTGCCGATTTGCCGGGCATGGTGCCCGAACGCATTATGTTGAGCAAAAAAGAGCATCCGTTCAAAGCCGATTACGTATCCCGCCGTTCCAACGTGATGATTAATATCCCAACCTATCTGCATAAACACATGACCGACTTTTTATTGTTTGGCGGCAAAGTAAAAATCCACGAAATCAAAAAATTGGAAGACATTGACGCCCTGCCCGAAAAATGCGTGGTCAATTGCATGGGACTTGGGGCTAAAGCGATTTTTAACGATGACCACCTTACCCCCGTTTCAGGCCAACTTTCGTGCCTTATTCCGCAACCTGAAGTTACCTATAAACTCAACACCAAAGGGGCAAGCATCATCTCGCGAAAAGACGGCATCTACTTGGGAGGCAACGGGATCGTGGGAAATTGGGACACGACACCCAGCCGCGAACAGACCGAAAAAGTAGTGGGTATCCTGCAAAAATTAATGGAAGATATGCGCAGTTAA
- a CDS encoding RidA family protein, producing MQKLFMIIVGLILFNGNTTQTFAQTVEFFGTPSSAISSGAIIPEGKKMFWSSGIVADVADSSAQVGTYARFGNTKTQAISILKKLQTALAKQKLSFKDVLYLRVYIAPDIFQNNKFDFQGWFDAYAQYFGNKDNPVKPCRSTIGVATLVQPDKCIEIELVAVY from the coding sequence ATGCAAAAATTGTTTATGATCATTGTGGGGCTTATTTTATTCAATGGAAATACAACCCAAACATTTGCCCAAACCGTCGAATTTTTCGGCACTCCTTCCTCGGCTATTTCATCCGGGGCCATTATTCCGGAAGGAAAAAAAATGTTTTGGTCCAGCGGAATCGTAGCTGATGTAGCCGACAGCAGTGCTCAAGTGGGTACTTACGCCCGTTTCGGCAACACCAAAACCCAGGCAATCAGCATTTTAAAGAAATTACAAACAGCTTTAGCCAAACAGAAGCTATCCTTTAAGGATGTATTGTATCTAAGAGTCTATATAGCTCCGGATATCTTTCAAAACAACAAATTTGATTTTCAGGGTTGGTTTGATGCCTATGCCCAATACTTCGGCAACAAAGACAACCCCGTAAAGCCCTGTCGATCAACAATTGGCGTAGCTACCTTGGTACAGCCGGATAAATGCATCGAAATCGAATTGGTAGCAGTCTATTAA